The genomic window AAGGGCAAAAGACTGTCATTTACAGGAAGCACATATGCTCTTGTGCAGAAGCGTGAGTATCTCATGGAAATTAAAGCATACCACGAAAGTGGAAGCCAATTTGCCATCCGATTCCTGCCTTACAGACTCCGTCATGTCATCGCACTTTTGCCAAAATAAATAAATCGTCGCAGTAAGTAAAGAGGGTCACACATGAAAGTGTTCTGAAGAGATATAGAAAAGTAAAACACGATGTTTCGATCGCATACCCCACAGACATGTCAAAGGCGTAAGAAATGCAACAGATAGTATCAATCCTACCAGTATTGTACATATCCAGCCAAAACATCATAGTACAATTTTAAGTGCTTTCATCAATACAAACATGACCGACAACATACACTTTTTATTTAATTTTGCTAACAGTAATCAGTACCAGGGTAGGCACGAAGCAAAATTTAGTTGAATCATCTTCAATCCCCCCTTTTGGTAATGTACATAGCATTTACAGGAGACACACTACACTAACGATCAACGGTTGTGAAGAAACAAACTAGAAGCTTGGTCTGCGCAAAGGAGACAGAAAAAAACACTTCTGTTACTCACCACTTCACTGACATTTTGGTGATTACAGTATCATCCAATCGCAATGTAGGATGACCATTGTGCAATGGCGTGTGATGTATATGGACAGTAAGAGTTTAAGAAGACACATCATCATGTTGAGAGAGGAACTCTATTATGCAAGGGTACACTTCATGGACAGCCTACACGATAGCACAGAGCAATGTAAGAATCAAAGACTGAACTGGGTCCCTTAAGTACACACATATGCACACATACCTTCCGCCCTCCAACCAGGTCATAATGTGCATAGTGAGGGCCTTCAGGTTTACCAAAAACCTTATAGGTGACCAGATGCTGAGGAATTACTTTCACGGTTTCTGCAAATACAATGAAAAGTCAACTGTTAAAAGTAGGTTTCCAAACGAAATTCAGAAGCAACTAATAATCAAACAATGACAGTGTTATGGACATTAGGTCAAGGCCCAATGGCACGGCACTAAGCTAGGATTCGTCCCCAGGAATTACTATTCACCTGATAAGTATCCCGTGAACAGTACAGTGACCAACCATTTGAGGAGACAGTATAGCAGGTTAAATAGTTAATAAATGACATCTTTTTGGCAAGGCAAGTGGTTGGTGAAAAGATAAGGATACTGTTCGTTAAGTTAGGAAAGTATTCTTAGATACCAAGTTAGACTCTTCCCTACAAGGGGGCACAACCCCATATGGATGATCTCTTCTCATCCCCAGCCTCATGGCTGGCCAACCCTCTCTCCTCGAGCAGTACCCCACCTTGTCACATTCATCTGTCTTAGGAGTTAGGACCGGTGCCTATCTTAAGCACGTGACAGATAGTCTACGTATATTGTGTAAGACCACCACCCACTTGCGTAAGGTGGTATATTCTGAACACACCGTGGAACCTTGGTGACCCTAGGCTCCTGGCTTGTGAGCTTAATCCCAGTCCCAGCCCAAAAATTTGTCACTGGTTCTAATACGTTAAGTACTAGGTGACAAATAAGCTCTCATTGCAAAACAACACGTTAAAATGGAACTTGTTGCCATACCGTAAACAGCTTCTGGGGGGCAAATCAGATCCTCGTCTCCAGCAAGGGCAAGCACCGGAACTTTGATTTTCCGCAGATGCTCTTTGAAGAAAAAAGTACCAGCCCTGTTTCGCAGCCCACCGTCACGGAATGAGGTCGCCAACTGTAATAACACCTTTGCTGGTACTGTGCCTGAATATTACATCAAGTTGTCACAAGAAATGTGAGAGCTTTTGTAGTAAAACTAACTATACAAAGATGAATTATCATGGTCAATTTTGCTGTGGCGTTTGGTAAAACTCGCTTCAAGTCTGCGGCTGCCCTATTATCTTCAATAAAAGATGATTATAACAGTCAAACTTAGACCAGTTTAGTGCACAACATATGGGTAGCATCTAACGCCTTGAATCCATCACCTTACATAAGATGAAGCTGTTTAGGAGATAACAACCTCACTTACTGCAGGTAATACAAGATAACAACTACACTCATGTGTGTAAACTATGCAACTTCTTGTGTTATCCAGGCCATATATCATACACTCATACTATACTTGTATGTACGGCAAGTTGGTGGCTTCCATAGAGAAGACAAATATAGGTCTCAACTTACAGAAGTTATTCAAGATGAGCTTTGAAAGCAGTTCAGGATCCATCATATCCTTGGCTGAAATTTGAGAGCGTAGCAGTGACAATATGTATGGTGCACGAGATGATATAGGATAAGTGGTTGATAGTAATGTTCCTAGTGGGACAGCAGGAACACGCAACATCTCAGCTGGATCTGCCTAATAAAGAACAATGAAGATTAGGTTCCTGTCCATGTATTGAATATGTCAACCTGCTTGATGGTCAACTTACAAGAGGCACAAATAACTTGAGCGAGGAGTTGGATGTTGTGTAGTCAACTGATGAGGCCAGAGTAACAATCGCTGCCAGCTCTGGATCAGCCCCTTCGAATCCTTGTGAAGCAGAGAAAAAGGAGAGATGGTACTTAGTGCCATGTATTGGTAATAAAATCTGATACAAAAGCAAGCTTAGAAGAACAAAAAATTAAGACCATAGTAGTAAAAATCATGAGGGCATCTGTAATGGAAGAACATATAATAAAATACTCTGTAGAACTTGTAAATCAGCTGGCAAGAAATAATGTAAATGTATTGGAAGCGTGTCCTGAAATGGAGAAGAAACTGAAACAAATAAGTGGGATAGCTTTCAAGGACACGACATGTGAAAATTATTGGCTACAACAAACCTAATTTTATATCGCGAAGTTGTAACTCTTTAATTTTAAACGAAGGCAATATTATCATTGAATATAAACAGGAATTTATCACAAAATAAGAAGGAAGAAAAACAGAAGCCTATATTCCCACGTAAGAGCGCCTATAATGGTATAACCCTAACACCGGTAGTGTGCCAATTACTAGCCTCATCCCTAATGTTGCACAGTTGGAAGTTGCTCAAGTTTTGGACAATCCTGAAACCGTTCTCTTTCCAAATCTACCATGAGACAAGCAAGAGTGCAAAACCAGGGTTGCTGGTACTACTGATCGCCAGCCATCATCCATGGACCCACCATCCCGCTAACCATAAGGAGGCTTTTACTCAGCAGGCCAGCACGGATAGCGGTTTAGTCTACGGATACCTTCTATTTGTGTTAACCTATGTCGCTTTCATTTGAGACTATGCTTGTTGCCTGTAAGGGATGTGTGCATCTCGTTATGTAGAGGCCAGGAGTGAATACACACGGCTGTCAAGTTATTCTATATTTTGATGAAGGGAATTTTATAGACGGGTCAAATCAGCATTCACTCCTGGCGGGTAAATACACCTTGATAAGACCCGTCTATAAAATTCCCTTCATCGAAAAATCTTCCCAACCTTGACAAGATTTGACCAATGTCTGGATGATGGCAGTCTATTCAATTTTACCAAATATCCAGCAAGCTCTATTTAAAGGAAACGCTAGCAGGAATAAGCCACCAAGGACTAGATAAAGCAGACACGACAGGTTGCCGTGATTTCTTAATACTATAGTGGAGTGTGTTCATGACTTAGAACTTTGCCTTTGGTTTAATACGCAATGGCCAAAAACTATGGTACAAGGGACAGTTCCTGAGAGGCTTCCAGAACCCCatatcaaacaaacaaacaaataaaattCAAAGGCATCcatggatgcttgtgcaactaATTACAGTTAAAAATGAAAGTGTTGTTATACTTCAGCTATCTTAGCCTCACTACTAGTTGAAGATGTGAAATATTCAATTTGCTAAAACGAAAAAAGTTGTTTGCCCCACCCTAAGAAAGACAGAAAACCCAAAAAGGCACAGGTTAATGAAACATACCACACTTCGAAACCATTGCATACAACAAGATTCCTCCCATAGAGTGACCAATAGCAAGCAATTTTCCATCCTTGGGTACACTCTGCTGTTTTATATAATCTATCTGCACAAACAAAAGATCACCATACTTCTTACTAAGCAGTTCAAGGTACTTCAATTAATCTCTCAACAGTAAAGAGTATGTCTACAAACCGCTGCAGGTACATCTTCCTCCAGGTAATGGTCAAAGTCCCAATCATAGCTAATAATCAGCTCCAACTGCTTTTGGAGATCTTCTATGGTTGCGGAGAGGCGTTCTTGCCAGCCAAATAACCGAGGGGAAACATTTTGTTGACCTTCCCCAAGAATCTTCACAAGGCGCTGACTTAATTGGCTAATTTGATCATATATTGCTGATGTCTGTGGCAATTCCATCAACCCTAGAAATTTATCTGCAACCTCCTCAAGACTACTAGTTAATGAGGCATCAGGGACAAGTTCTGTCACTCGATCAAAAAAACTGTCAGTGATGTTTCTGAGTTGGCTATCTCTTACATAGACTGAAAATGTTACACTCAATTGTGCCAAAGCATTTGCTAACTTTGTCACCAGTTGTGGTTCTTCTGATGTGTTTGTTTCTAGCACATTCGTGTCTGTTAGTACTGGAACTTCAGAACTTTGAGGTTCATTAGTTGACATATCCTTGGCAGGAGGAACAACATTTACTTTCTGTGTCAAAATTTTATCCACACCTGAATTAGAGGACATGTCAGACTTGGTGCTAGCTGCAGCTAATTCTGATCCACGTGTGCTGAGGCCTGCACCACGCAACTCAACAATCCATGTATCAAACCCTTGCATAGACATATGACGGGCAAAGGAAGCCTGTCATCATTTCATTTGTATCAATGGAAGTCCAGGGTAAAGGGGAAGCCATaaaagaaatgcctatgaacatATATAACTGTTTCTTTATTGAGTGTAacatatattaatatataataCAAAAAAAGACAGGTAACAATGGATCAACTATATAATTCAGAGGCAGGAAACGTTTTTGAAATAGTTCGAGTCCTGTGATACAAGCACACCAGCAATTACACCTTTCATTTGACTCTTGAAGAGTGCACAATCATAGTCTTAACTGCAAGCTTCATAAGTTCTACAGATTCCCCTTCGTAAATCGTGTACAAGAAGCCAACAACTTAGGCAAACAGTCCTGCAACATTTACTGGAAAACTGAAGATACGACTTTTGTTTTCCGTTAAATATGTGTTGTTTCCATATTTGTGCAAGATAAGGTACTTCATTGCCGTCTagctgcatcctagttatgcaaGTAAACACCAATTGCGGCTCTAATAAATTTCATATTAGCAACATATGAACTCATAACTATCCGCAGTATAATTAAACACTATGTTTTGTTCACACTAAATTTCATAACAACTACTCCCCCGTCCCAAAATGAAAGACCATTTTTGACACTATGATAGTTATtctatattttgggacggagggagtacatgtaagCGTCATCAAATTTTGGTACTTCTACGTCTGCTGATTGCTCTATCCCTGGAGGTGTGCTAGGATGCATTTTACTTAAATAGCAATTATAGTAAAACAATAAAGATGCCAATAAATATAATACAAACTTCTCTTGAAGAGTGGATTTTGTGTTTGTTTGTTCATAACACTCGGTTTACTCCATGATATGCTTACTGAACTTCCCTTTCTAAAATTTTGACTGTGAGCTGTTGCATTTTTTACGGAACCTCGTCAGAGGGCCGGGAGCTCCCGCAATTTCATTAAGAATTAGAGTTGATCCACTTAATGAGGGAAACCGGATCCGAAAATCATACAACATTCGGTTTAAATAAGGAAACCCGAGTGAAAACCAAAAACAAACACGAAAGAAACTAGAGCTTTAGGATGGGGGTTTAGATGGACAGGTCGAATCCTCATGATACGTGAGTCCAAGCTAAAAGATGGCTACCAGTTTGCATTTGCAACATCATTATACAAGCAATTTACAGAGATTAATCAAACCTCATATGGGTTTCCTCACAAAAAAAACAAAATGTACTTTTTGCAGCGCGATTTATCAGTAGCGTAGTTATAGATCAACTCACCCCAGGGGACAGGTCGAATCCCACCGCATTGGTGGCCACTCCGGACAGCAGCATCAGTGGGTGGTTCCTCTTGGGCGCCTGCACGAACCAAGCGAGCACGAGATCAGCAACCAAACGAAGGCAAGCGTAACGAAGCCGCGACCACCGCCTAGCAGCATGCAGGATCAAGCACACACCTCAGGCGGCGGGCGGTACCTCCAAAGCGCGAGCCGCCACTCGGTGCCTGGCACGGGCGCGTAGTGCAGCTCGTCCGCCGTGCAGATCGCGGGCTTCGCTCCCTCCTCGCAGTCGCACGCCGCGGCCGCAGAGGCGAGGACCCGCGAGGTCGAGGGCGATGGcgaggaggggggcggcggcggaggttccGAGGCGCTGTGGGAGGCGAAGGCGCGGAGCCGCAGCGGCTGGGGAGGAGCGCACGGGGAGGCGCGCACgatgggagaggaagagaggtgggcgacggcggcgccggcgaggagcgCCCGGAGGCTGGCGCCGTGGAGGAGCGGCATGGCGTTGGGCGGTCGGAGTGCTCGCTTTGTTTCTGGCGTGTTCTCTTTGCTTCGTCTCCGATTTGGTTTTTACCACCCGGTCCGACACCGACCGACCGACGGACCGGTATGTGTGGGCAGCGGTGGTTCCATGTTGCGCCGGTCAATCCCCCCGGCCACGCTGCGTTTGACACGATGAGTGGTGTTGCCAGAactttttttttagcatcagtgcggacacaagcgctcatatacacgcgcatacactcatctctatgaacgcacacacgcatatcctacacctatgagcacctccgagaaactgagccggcatattatcttgagatttacgaagtcaccgtaggcgcctcatcgtcgacgggaatgtctctcccactgaaagcgcatcaccggaaatcctgaaataaatccagaaat from Triticum aestivum cultivar Chinese Spring chromosome 3B, IWGSC CS RefSeq v2.1, whole genome shotgun sequence includes these protein-coding regions:
- the LOC123070509 gene encoding uncharacterized protein isoform X1, which encodes MPLLHGASLRALLAGAAVAHLSSSPIVRASPCAPPQPLRLRAFASHSASEPPPPPPSSPSPSTSRVLASAAAACDCEEGAKPAICTADELHYAPVPGTEWRLALWRYRPPPEAPKRNHPLMLLSGVATNAVGFDLSPGASFARHMSMQGFDTWIVELRGAGLSTRGSELAAASTKSDMSSNSGVDKILTQKVNVVPPAKDMSTNEPQSSEVPVLTDTNVLETNTSEEPQLVTKLANALAQLSVTFSVYVRDSQLRNITDSFFDRVTELVPDASLTSSLEEVADKFLGLMELPQTSAIYDQISQLSQRLVKILGEGQQNVSPRLFGWQERLSATIEDLQKQLELIISYDWDFDHYLEEDVPAAIDYIKQQSVPKDGKLLAIGHSMGGILLYAMVSKCGFEGADPELAAIVTLASSVDYTTSNSSLKLFVPLADPAEMLRVPAVPLGTLLSTTYPISSRAPYILSLLRSQISAKDMMDPELLSKLILNNFCTVPAKVLLQLATSFRDGGLRNRAGTFFFKEHLRKIKVPVLALAGDEDLICPPEAVYETVKVIPQHLVTYKVFGKPEGPHYAHYDLVGGRKAVHEVYPCIIEFLSQHDDVSS
- the LOC123070509 gene encoding uncharacterized protein isoform X3; protein product: MLLSGVATNAVGFDLSPGASFARHMSMQGFDTWIVELRGAGLSTRGSELAAASTKSDMSSNSGVDKILTQKVNVVPPAKDMSTNEPQSSEVPVLTDTNVLETNTSEEPQLVTKLANALAQLSVTFSVYVRDSQLRNITDSFFDRVTELVPDASLTSSLEEVADKFLGLMELPQTSAIYDQISQLSQRLVKILGEGQQNVSPRLFGWQERLSATIEDLQKQLELIISYDWDFDHYLEEDVPAAIDYIKQQSVPKDGKLLAIGHSMGGILLYAMVSKCGFEGADPELAAIVTLASSVDYTTSNSSLKLFVPLADPAEMLRVPAVPLGTLLSTTYPISSRAPYILSLLRSQISAKDMMDPELLSKLILNNFCTVPAKVLLQLATSFRDGGLRNRAGTFFFKEHLRKIKVPVLALAGDEDLICPPEAVYETVKVIPQHLVTYKVFGKPEGPHYAHYDLVGGRKAVHEVYPCIIEFLSQHDDVSS
- the LOC123070509 gene encoding uncharacterized protein isoform X2, whose protein sequence is MPLLHGASLRALLAGAAVAHLSSSPIVRASPCAPPQPLRLRAFASHSASEPPPPPPSSPSPSTSRVLASAAAACDCEEGAKPAICTADELHYAPVPGTEWRLALWRYRPPPEAPKRNHPLMLLSGVATNAVGFDLSPGASFARHMSMQGFDTWIVELRGAGLSTRGSELAAASTKSDMSSNSDKFLGLMELPQTSAIYDQISQLSQRLVKILGEGQQNVSPRLFGWQERLSATIEDLQKQLELIISYDWDFDHYLEEDVPAAIDYIKQQSVPKDGKLLAIGHSMGGILLYAMVSKCGFEGADPELAAIVTLASSVDYTTSNSSLKLFVPLADPAEMLRVPAVPLGTLLSTTYPISSRAPYILSLLRSQISAKDMMDPELLSKLILNNFCTVPAKVLLQLATSFRDGGLRNRAGTFFFKEHLRKIKVPVLALAGDEDLICPPEAVYETVKVIPQHLVTYKVFGKPEGPHYAHYDLVGGRKAVHEVYPCIIEFLSQHDDVSS